In Parus major isolate Abel chromosome 3, Parus_major1.1, whole genome shotgun sequence, the following are encoded in one genomic region:
- the PRR18 gene encoding proline-rich protein 18, which yields MGLQPRRAAGPCPPAGRSAALPGARSAPPWARSDEPEGTPGRPATLPPLLPAILPTPSASPAAARAQPKKPPPAASAPKKAAPRPSEEKAARKPAPSPAGRAAPARRGDLRALLKVSLLNDRHRYDDEEYEEEEAGAAADEGLVRKCTEWLRGVESAAGRDHPDRLETLPHLGTL from the exons ATGGGGCTGCAGCCCCGGCGCGCCGCGGGGCCCTGCCCGCCCGCGGGGAGAAGCGCCGCCCTGCCCGGAGCGCGCTCCGCTCCTCCCTGGGCCCGCAGCGACGAGCCGGAGGGAACTCCCGGGCGCCCCGCCACGCTGCCGCCCCTCCTGCCGGCCATCCTGCCGACCCCATCCGCTTCCCCCGCTGCCGCCCGGGCGCAGCCCAAGAAGCCGCCGCCGGCCGCCTCGGCCCCCAAGAAGGCAGCGCCTCGGCCCTCAGAGGAGAAGGCGGCGAGGAAG CCCGCACCCTCCCCCGCCGGCAGAGCCGCCCCGGCCCGGCGCGGCGACCTGCGCGCTCTATTGAAGGTTTCGCTGCTCAACGACCGGCACCGCTACGACGACGAGGAGtacgaggaggaggaggcggggGCCGCGGCGGACGAGGGGCTGGTGCGGAAATGCACCGAGTGGCTGCGCGGCGTGGAGAGCGCGGCCGGCCGCGACCACCCGGACCGGCTGGAGACGCTGCCGCACTTGGGCACCCTCTGA